The segment TACTAATGTTCTACAGTACAATCATTATACACTTTTACGTCTATTTACTTCAATAATACATAAAAATGTATTATCGGAACTGCTCTTTAAAGTCATTGCCGATAGAGCTGAGAAGAAAAGTGTCATAATATCAACGAATCTGAAATTCTCAGATTGGACTGAGCTGTTTGAGAATGAAACAATGGTAGCAGCATTGATTGACAGGTTGACCTTTAGGTCACAT is part of the Fusibacter sp. A1 genome and harbors:
- a CDS encoding ATP-binding protein codes for the protein MLFKVIADRAEKKSVIISTNLKFSDWTELFENETMVAALIDRLTFRSHVLNMNGTSYRREHSAPQIEEVNNHV